In Euphorbia lathyris chromosome 2, ddEupLath1.1, whole genome shotgun sequence, the sequence ACTTCTAATGGTTTTTTCATACTTGGTGGAACAATTGTAAGTTTTTCAAATTGGAGAAGCTGGTGGTACTATTTACTCAGAAGCAAAGTATGTTGCTTATAAGGAAGCTAGCAATGAGATGATATGGTTACAATCATTTCTCGAAGAGTTGGGGCGGAAATCTCCATTAGATTGAGGAACAAAAATGGGGAAGCAATTTCCGTCTGCTTTACATCCCTAGATGGAGGTAGGTTATTATTCCTTACAACAATTTGGACATGTCAGTTTTGACTTTTTGTCTTCTGACTGTTAAACTCTCAAAAGAAGGCAATAATAgagatcaattttagccttaTGATCAGGTTAATCCTTAACCTGAAAAATAGCCACAGGGTAAACCCGAGCtacggatgagagataggaagacgcgagatctcggaaaagttaaatgtgtgaaggatgtggaccagaaagtcctagttggagataaggatatcaaggaacgatggaggtcctattttgatgacttatttaatggagatcgccaacaagatgttggagatataagtatccatcacgatatgataaatcatgaatgcctgcggagaattcaaaagggtgaagtcaaaatggcattaagtaagatgaatttgaagaaagcagtaggacctgatggcatccctattgagatttggagatgtttgggagaaagaggaatcgaatggttgacgacgttcttcaacaaaatttggagaaacaataagatgccatcagaatggaggaaaagtaccttaatccctttgtataagaacaaaggcgatgtccaagattgtgccaactatcggggaatcaaattaatgagtcacactatgaaactttgggagcgagtgattgaacaaaggctaaggaggacggtgaagatctcggaaaaccagtttggctttatgccgggaagatcaactatggaagccatccatctaatgagacaattaatggagcactatcgaaataagaagaaagacttgcatatggttttcattgacttggagaaagcatatgataaggtaccaagggaagtactttggtgggccttgataaggaaaggcatttcgcggaaatatattgacatcataaaggacatgtatgagggagtatgcacgagtgtacgtactagtgttgggaagactgaagagttccttattacgattggagtgcatcaaggttccgcactaagctcatttctttttgccatcgttatggatgaactaacaagttcacttcaagatggtataccatggtgcatgctgtttgcagatgatattgtgttggttgaggagacgaaagaaggagtggagatgaagttggaactatggaggcaaactctagaatctagaggctttaagttgagtcgaagtaagacagaatatttggagtgtaagtttagcggccgtaggagtagggaggcagggacaatcatcctagatgggagagttgttcaggcctcggattgtttccggtatttaggatctattatccaaacggatggagaagtagatggagatgttgctcataggattaaagctggttggtcgaagtggaagagtgctacgggtttcctttgtgatcccggcatgcctaatagattgaagggaaaattctaccggacggcaattagaccagcattgttatatggtacggagtgttgggcagtgaaacactgccacatccataagatgtcggtggcggagatgcgtatgttgagatggatgtgtggtcacacgagaagggaccgggtgcgtaatgaaataattaggacaaaagtaggggtcacagctattgagaataaaatgagagaaaaccgactaaggtggtttggccatgtgagacgtagagcgcttgatgcgccggttaggagaaccgaagagtggcaaagggatgtagtgatgaggggtaggggaagacctaagcaaacttggaggagggtgatcgagagtgatatgagtttattgggaattgaggaaaatatggtagtggataggacggagtggagggagcgaatctgtgtcgctgacacgacttgattttcacggttttatatgatggttcatgttagccgaccccgaatcatttcgggactaaggctttgttgttgttggtaaACCCGAGCTAAAATTCCTACCTTGGGGCAAAAGTAAACTGTTTTATGCAATGAGAGTAAAATTGAACTTTCCTAATAcctttaaaggtaaaattgtatGTGggtgtatgtatgtatgtatactGATATATATTATTCTTGCCTCACAATAGGGCAAATAGCTTTACGATACCGGAAAAAGGATTTCACAACTAGACATACATATCGTTTTCGTGATAACAATTTCAACATGTTAGTTTTGCCTATTAACTCGAGGAGTTTGTTGGAGAAACAATATCAGCTGAAAGTGAGCGGTTCAGAACACCATATAACATGGTAATTACAAATATCACTCTGCCCACTGGGCAAACTCTGAAGTTCCAGAAAACACTAAACGAAAAGAACACAAAGATGTGAATCTAAATTCATCTTCACTTTCTTAGAATTCCGTAATAAACACATACCAGATCATGtggctctctctctctctctcactttcTCTGCCTTCCATCTTCCACGCCAAGGAACAAATGTACTGGCTGGCTGGCTGTATTTGAAACCTAATGCAATATCCATACATACTTCACTCAGTCAGGACAAGTTCTTCTTCCGTTTTTCGGTACAAGAAACTCGACAAACCATTTCAATGGGAGATTTAAGTAACAGTTGCTtcatatcatatcatggaaaaaCCCATCTAAGCTACACCGGGTTAAGGAAAAGAAAATGGCAGCAACCTAAACAAACAAACAGAATAAAAAAGGAGAATGTGCCTGCTGCTGCCACAAATCTTGACTGTTACAAGAGTTAATAGCTTGCTATCGTGTAAGAAGGCCGTAGGATGGCAATTCTTCTAGCCGTGTTATGTCCTCGATGAGAAGCTCCCTTTCGAGTTGGCGACGTGTTGATTTCATAACTGACTGTTGAGAAAACAACAAAACACATGAATAGAAAAAACAACCATTTATGATTGTAGACAACATTAATTTATATGAATATCTGCAATTGGCAACCGCTTTTGGGACATCTGCAATCCAGAAGCAAAGAATATTCTCACATTCTATAGCTACAATTATCCTAGGTGATTCAAAATATCGCTTCCAAGACTTTGTTGCACGTAAACTTTAATTTTAAAGCGATTCACATTTCCATATCCATTTCAGAAACTGAAACTCTTGGAACTTGCACACAGCATTTCACATTTCCATATCCATAGGATGCATGCATGCTTATTAAAAGGAAAAGTAATGGGCCATGCCAGTCACTCTTAATCTATTTCTGCTAGAAACTTCTAAGAAAGGAGACCATACATACATTGAAGTCCATATATGATGCGTGCATTGTAAGCCACTGGTGATCCATTAGCTTGAATGTTATACAATATAGAAGGTCAAATGCTGATTCATTCTCTGCCACAGCAAAATCAAAGCagcttaaaattaaaatcacttTAACAGATCATTagtattattataaataaaacaagATCAACTGGATCGGAACATCAAAGTGCATTTTCTAAAACTGCAAGAGAAATCTACTTGCTCCATCAAcaggaaataaaataaaaaattggaaaGAACAAGAAAGTTGTTTTTTCATGTTACTTTCAATAATTTTCTATTGACATAAAGAGTTCAGTAATACCTGTTAGGAACTTCAAGAATGTTGCCCCCACCATCGTCCGTGGCTTGACTGTGAGATTAAAGAATACAAGTTATAATCCAGAGAAAACAAGTTGCACTAAAAGATTATGCAGCACAAACATTCCAGAAGTAAATTTATTTTCAAGAAAGTCTGATCATGATATTGCCCAAAGTCAAATATTGAATCGAAAGAAGCGTAATTAATTTCAATGCAACTCAGTTCAAGAACAACCTGCTTCAAGATCAAGCATCTGAATGAGCATAAATGTGATATTGACACCAGCTACAGCAAATGGATATTCCCACACTGACCGATCGCCTTGTCTCTTTTGAAGAAGATCTTGGAAGGATGTCTACATTAAAGTGTAAAATGAACTTATTCACTTCAAAATAATGATCATGCATGAGAAATAAAACACAGAAGTGGTGCAGTATATGCACATTCCCTGTTATATATGAGGTAATACAGTGTGCTGCATCTTAACATAATCAAACCATTATGTCAGTGTCAATACAATCACCAAAGTAGGCAATGCTACAAGAAAACCAAAAGTTTGGCAGGAACATCTCATGGTTTATATGGCACCCTCAATCCGTGAAATCATGCTTATTGAAATAATTAACAGCGTTAGATTAACTAAAGTCTACAAAAAGGATGTCAAACATGGGAGTAAAGAGGGACAATAATTTAAAATAGTGTGGGTAGGACAGGAATTATAAGTTAATATGAAGTGTAACAGAAGTACATACCGGAAAATGTTTAGCAAAGTACAATAAGTTCTCCAACGATATAAAACCACCACCTCTGCAAGAAACATCCAAACATTATAAatgtaaggaaaaaaaaaaggcatTAAACAACAGAAGTCACATGCATTCCACTTGTTCACCTAAAATCTGTTGATGGATCCTTTCCTTGCCAACCCATTTCCTTCCACTGTTCTGATATTAGACCACAAAGTTCTTCTTCAGGAAAGGCAACATTCCATAAAGCCACCAAAGCTTCCTAGAAGAAATGTCACAATAATATATGATAGTAAAAACAATActacattttaaaaaaaaaatgataatctaataatatatttaagcAATGCACTTTGAAAAAGATTATAAACATACAAAACAAAAATTGTATACACGCTGTTAGGAAAAACTTTCTAGACGTAAATCATAACTCCAGTTCAAAAGGTACCTGATGCTCAGGATTTGAACTATCATAGGCAACATCGATACGACTTTGTAAATGCTGCAAGCATTCCTCCTGGCATCCATCCAACAAAGAAATAATGATTTAGTCATCATGATTTATGAATTACTGTTTCAAAAGAAAGAAGACAGAACCATTGAGTAGTTCTGAAGATTTAAGATTGTTGAGAAGAGTGACTAATGGTATAAGAAAACAGGGTGCAAAACAATAGGAAACTTGAAAATATAAATGGTGCAGTTTTCAATATATGCTGCTGATTCAaaatttatagaaattaataatcAGGGGTGAAAATCTACTCGATGAGGTTCTGGCTACATCCTTAGGACTTCATACAGAAAAAGTTCTGCAAATACATACAACTGAAAGAAAAATCATAagaaaaataactaaaataagcACCTGGGCAGTGGTTAAATCAAATGAAGGGCGAGCATCATTCTCTCTTCTCTGCGCACAAACACAAGATAGACCACGGCCAAGCCACGCTGCTGATCCTGCCACAACCTCAGCTGTAGCAAAATAAAAACTTCTGGTAATGAAGTCAAAGTTCATTAACTGACTCTGACTCAAAACATCATGAgaagaatttatatttttaattattgacTTCATTTTAATAGATCTCTGTAAGCACAGGCTTTAAACAAAATTCTCAAGTAATACACACCTCCTACAACATTAGACTAAAaccaacaaaaatataaaacagttttttttacttgagcagAACACGAAAAGTTGGAAAAAAATCTTAAAGTCTTATTTAAACATAAGATGTAGGCTCATctctcaaaaataaaaatgtgtgaCAACAATCTCAATACAAATTCTGAAGCCTGCCATTAGGCCCTATTCAGATTCACAAGCATAGTAACAAACTGAAGCAAGTTGAAACTTGAACACCATACTTGATACAGATACCGGATATAGGCAGAAAAAAGAACATGAATATTAACTGTTGCAAATATGTAATTAAATTGATGAAGAACAGTATCACTTCCATAAGGTTTTTCTAAATCAAAAGTTTGACACACTAAGCCAGCCTTCAAATCTGGAAAGAAAAAGGATTAGCATAAAACCTTAGTAGGCAGAAAATCAAGGCCCGAAAGATGTCCATTTTGTAAGTTgaaagagattgaaaataacataaattacacGCACCAACGTTTTTCTAATAATTACTGGAAGGTACAAAATACAGATTCACAAAAAGCTCACTAATCTAAACAACGAAAATGAGTGCCAGaaatcaaaatttacaatagcTCACCTACCAAAACAATTTTCTATATCAGCACACATGAAGCTAGCCTGAAATTTTGCTATTACTGGAACCTAATCATGCATAACCTGATCTCGATTCACATATTGGCAGTTCAAGTTCAAACAGAGAAACATATAAGCAACACGCTGGAAAGGAAAGAAGAGGATAATTGATCTGAGAGATtctaaaaagtaaaaataaaataacaagtttCCGAAGGGCTATAGAGGTAAATACGGAAGCAGTTACAATATTACCTGACGTTGAATGGTAGGTGTTGCTGCCTCGTTCAAGACCTTGAGATATCCTCCTGACAGCGACAAATGACCCACCTCTGTCATCCATCGcctcttctctctctatctctgcAATCCCTATAGACAGTTCACCATTTCGCAATCCCTAATCAAATACTCCACAATCCGCGACTGAAAACGCACATGAGAATAAACCTAATGAGAATCGAATCAAATGAAAACCACAAAACCACACGCAGTCAAAATTCATCGAAATCATAATCACCTAACTTGTACAGCACCAAAACCAGCAGGAAATCGTTATTCCAAACTCCAAATCCGAAATGCAGACCGAATTAATGCTAAACGGGATCGGAACCAGGAAGAACTGATtgaaaaactaaaacaaaaaccAGCACGAAGAACAGAGAACGAGCGATTCTAGTTCTTCGCGCAATttagagaaaaaagaaaaccgAAAAACTCGACTTATAACACAGAACTGAACCGAATGCcggaaagaaaatcaaaatgGCGCTCTCTATATACAACGGAATTCGTTATGGCGAAAATGAAAGAGAATcttgaaataaaaagaaaaaacagatAATCATCGGAGGAGAAGACAGATATCGAGATCTAAAACGAAAAATCCATCGGAGATTACAGAGAGACTCTCTATCTCTCTCCCTTCTTCCTCTCTGGATTTTTGGAGTCGTTCTGTTTGGAGGTTAGTCTGGTGAACGGAGATGatattttagagagaaaaaaagaaTGAGAGAATCTAGACAAATTACGAGAGAGAATCGGGTTTTTAGTGCTTTTAATTAGGTAAAACTTATGTTTGcatccttcttttctttcagacaaaaataaaataaaaataaaaatcaggtttaaattttttaaaatggattattaaatgtaattaagtaccttgcaattattttaaaattaataattagtgTGTTTATTTGAGTTCGTTTGGTTTAAATATtgtttgttattgttgttgCGGGCTGTTGGCCTGTTTGACAAATAGCTAGCTGTTATCTCATTATATTAGCTgttaattaattactttttttttattagctgatttgactaggtGATTGTGTAAATTTATTTCGTAAAATTTAACTCATTACTAatagttatttatttttgtaaaataataaataagaaaatggtaaAATCTTTATTTGGGGTTAAATGGTAGTAATTAGAGGTAAAAAATATCTTTTAAAAAAGCTATAGCTAATTAAAAAGGcaccaatttttttaaaattaacatTTTGGACTTAATAAGCTATTTCAAACATCTTTTCACCAAACACCattattagaggtttgactacCTCTAAAGTGGCTTGAACCTTTAATTTTATCCAaaaagctctttaccaaacaggaccGCTGTTTTCTGTtgaaaaaaactgtttttccaaaaaaaaaaatctctatttttgtaaaaatctacttttcatgtataaaagacaaacatgagatctctaaccaaacacctaaaaactctacattttaaaagtaaaaagacAAATATGAGAATAAAATGGAGTAAACAAATAATTTCTTAATGCTCGTTTGGTTGATATGGTGTTTGCGGTTGATGTTTTctgtttgaaatttttttttttttcaaaaagcatggATCCtctgtttttataaaaaaaaaaagctaattttcatatataacAGTTAAACAATATGTTACTAACCAAacgtttaataaaataaataaataaacaccccttaaaaatagaaatttcaaaatttgcTAGAAAAACATAAGTTTCAAATTCTAATTGTAGTGTAtataaaagatttttttttttttttgaccaaataaaagatttttttttaatgaagaaagaaaaattaattataaagaaaaaaaatgataattggagtatataacttttatttttaaaaaaagcaAAATGTTGCGGCGGCAATTGGATGGGGTTCGTAACCGTCAAGAGAATATTAACAGACTTAACAGTTAGGCTTTTTGtgagaaggaaaataaaaattttaaataacaaTTTGCAACGAATGAAATTCTTAAATTTTTGAGGGATTTATTTGTAATTTAAGATTTTCATACTTGGTAAAATAAACTTGGTGCACGTGTgtggttctttttttttttataatagttATATAAAATAGCTTTAAGGTTTTTAAAAAGGTTATTACAAAATTGACTTACATATTTAGATTCACAACACTACTTCTTATAAACACTTTTAAATTagattttttcaaaaataaaataagtataGTCTAACCCCAAcaacttaatcaattctttcaCTTCACCGTTTTGCGAAGACGGTTTCCATTGCTTGTGCGAATTCTCTATACGATTTCTCACCGCGTTTTCTATGTGCGATTTCTAATTGCGATTTCTTTGTACGATTTTAATGGCAAGGTCAGAAATAAAGTAAGTCATAACGTTATTTCTGatgcatttttatattttttttgttttgtgacGATTTTGGTTTTGGGTTTAGGATTTAGTTACGATTTCTCTTTGTAAATATATGTTGCTATTAGAGTTTAGGGTTTATGTGTATATAATGTTATTTCTAATGTATGTTTTCATTTAGCGCATTTATTTACGATTTTGGTTCAGGGTTTTGTTGCGTTTTTAGTGTCATTTCTTGCTGGGATGTTATTTGTGATGTATCTTTGTGTATTGTTTGAACTTGTAGCATATCATACCTCGTAATGTTATTAACTGTGAAGGAATTATTTGAACTGTGAAATAGTTGATTTCATAGTTCAAATGTTTGTTTTGTGGGTTCATTAACTGTGAATCCATTTTCAATAGTATGCGGTCCATATAAATGTGAAGTGGTTATATAAACTGTGAAGCATACCTATTGTCAGGAGGCACGCATGTGAAATATACAAGTAAGCATACATATTTATACAATTTTACGGTATACATGAGTTCAATAAAAGTTTACACAATGCAATACAAGTAAGtacacaattaaatttaatatataagtTCAATAAAAGTATCACGCAATGAAATATTACATAATCACATCTTAGAACTTAGAGAACTTACTACTGTACTCGGAGATTGAGTTGTATTTGGTGGCGAACAATGACAATTCAATCTAGTGTGTCAAGTATTCTCGCATCGGCTATATGTTCTTGGAACTGGATCTTCACCTTGAGATGGTTTTCTATTTTGATTTATTGATCGACCGACAAGTGAATATTCTTTTACAGAGAGAGAACTTTCATCGAGTTGGAAGTTCAGTTTGTTTATTAGGGTACCAACCTAGTTCGAATGTCCaacaattttctctctctagtaATTAAAATGCAACCAACATTGGTGATATCACACAAATATAAATTTATCACATGGAATCGTAGAAGCACGAACCTACTCTCTCAAGATAGAATATGTAGCGTCTTCTCGTCTTAAGAATAGCAAAACGACTGCTATCAGAAGTTTGACTCAGAAAGCCTCGTTAGGCCCAGTCAAGAATCGAGTCGTTGCTATAATCTCTCGCCGAACCTACTCTCTCAAGATAGAATATGTAGCGTCTTCTCGTCTTAAGAATAGCAAAGCGACTGCACACCATAAACTTGACTGAGAAAGCCTCGTTAGATCCATTCAAGAATCCAGTCGTTGCCATAATCTCCCGATCCCAAGAATCACAGGCCAAGTGGCCTTAAAGGATATTAGACCCTAATATTTGAGCTCACTCTCTCCTATCGACAGGAGACACATGGTCCACCCCGTTCCACAATCTGTAACCGTCTTTTATATCTGAACATCAGTATAAACAGAGTAAGATCAGCTCAAGATAAAcgaatttattcatttttacaTTAAGCTTACATTACAACTTTACCTTATTGATT encodes:
- the LOC136216515 gene encoding uncharacterized protein isoform X2, with the protein product MCADIENCFAEVVAGSAAWLGRGLSCVCAQRRENDARPSFDLTTAQEECLQHLQSRIDVAYDSSNPEHQEALVALWNVAFPEEELCGLISEQWKEMGWQGKDPSTDFRGGGFISLENLLYFAKHFPTSFQDLLQKRQGDRSVWEYPFAVAGVNITFMLIQMLDLEAVKPRTMVGATFLKFLTENESAFDLLYCITFKLMDHQWLTMHASYMDFNSVMKSTRRQLERELLIEDITRLEELPSYGLLTR
- the LOC136216515 gene encoding uncharacterized protein isoform X1 codes for the protein MDDRGGSFVAVRRISQGLERGSNTYHSTSAEVVAGSAAWLGRGLSCVCAQRRENDARPSFDLTTAQEECLQHLQSRIDVAYDSSNPEHQEALVALWNVAFPEEELCGLISEQWKEMGWQGKDPSTDFRGGGFISLENLLYFAKHFPTSFQDLLQKRQGDRSVWEYPFAVAGVNITFMLIQMLDLEAVKPRTMVGATFLKFLTENESAFDLLYCITFKLMDHQWLTMHASYMDFNSVMKSTRRQLERELLIEDITRLEELPSYGLLTR